In Phaseolus vulgaris cultivar G19833 chromosome 10, P. vulgaris v2.0, whole genome shotgun sequence, a single genomic region encodes these proteins:
- the LOC137817968 gene encoding uncharacterized protein yields MDNLKYFHYIPLYFDADENKRPDLPIQILQKMPNLTKLSINYCSCLELFQTQIPEIVHKRVLTDLKALELNEVSKLQSIGSDDSQWLNVICDSEKLQELYIFNCPDLKTLVHSTRLVSFKYVKEMFIQSCQELKYLFTLSAVNKLENLERIKVRDCESMEAIVMKGEGEISEEIKLQQLKRIDLNLLPSMGCFYSGNDTMRLPSLMRLNIRMCPKMKFFSEGEIEVNSSFRGIQASNISSDELVLYNNLNSSVEKVFLQQEFFQAVDKDCFSDNLKLQADLRCKIGLQNKWMANLKTLKLQNCTLSYAIPSSILALLKNLKELEVRDSDQVKAIFDMKDIDITATESHLQEVAVSDCAKLQTLFPAFLAKSLKDLKKLKIVSCENLQDLVGKEETAFVTEEFVFPKLEDLELNDLPRVTCPNPFTLEFPALKFLSVWNCDELGVFQSAGEPMDEGTSSSKLPLIPDPKVISNLEKLTLDWKQIRALPEGLTNLNSISLWFFGADVNEMSMLPIEILKAPNLIEMHINNCESLKNFLSQNPKSAEEKILGQLTILRLRNVSTPQLDCKKVSEP; encoded by the exons ATGGACAACCTCAAATACTTTCATTATATTCCCCTGTATTTTGATGCTGATGAGAATAAAAGACCTGATTTGCCTATTCAAATACTCCAGAAGATGCCCAATTTAACAAAACTGAGTATAAACTATTGCAGTTGCCTCGAGTTATTCCAAACTCAAATCCCAGAAATTGTTCATAAAAGGGTGCTTACTGACTTGAAAGCATTGGAACTGAATGAAGTTTCGAAACTCCAGTCCATTGGGTCGGATGACTCACAATGGTTAAACGTGATTTGTGACAGTGAAAAGCTCCaagaattatatattttcaattgTCCTGATTTGAAAACTTTAGTGCATTCTACTCGTTTAGTGTCTTTCAAGTATGTGAAAGAAATGTTCATACAAAGCTGTCAAGAATTGAAGTATTTATTCACATTATCTGCGGTGAATAAGTTAGAGAACCTTGAGCGTATAAAAGTCAGAGACTGTGAATCAATGGAAGCAATAGTTATGAAAGGTGAGGGTGAAATTTCAGAAGAGATCAAACTACAGCAGCTAAAGCGCATAGATCTAAATCTTTTACCAAGCATGGGATGCTTTTATTCCGGCAATGACACTATGCGCTTACCGTCCTTGATGCGATTGAACATAAGGATGTGCCCCAAGATGAAGTTTTTCTCTGAAGGAGAAATAGAGGTGAATTCTTCTTTTAGAGGAATTCAAGCTTCAAACATCTCAAGTGATGAATTGGTCTTATACAATAATCTTAACTCTTCGGTAGAAAAGGTGTTCCTTCAACAG GAGTTTTTTCAAGCCGTGGACAAGGACTGCTTTTCTGATAATCTTAAGCTACAAGCAGACCTGCGTTGTAAAATTGGTCTGCAAAACAAATGGATGGCCAATTTGAAAACTTTGAAGCTGCAGAACTGCACTCTATCATATGCAATTCCGTCTTCTATTCTTGCTCTTTTAAAGAACTTAAAAGAGTTAGAAGTGCGAGATAGCGACCAAGTAAAGGCAATTTTTGACATGAAAGATATTGATATTACGGCAACAGAATCCCA TCTACAAGAGGTTGCTGTCAGTGATTGTGCAAAGCTGCAAACTTTATTTCCTGCTTTCCTGGCAAAAAGTCTCAAGGATCTTAAGAAGCTTAAAATAGTTTCCTGTGAAAATTTGCAAGACTTGGTTGGAAAGGAAGAAACAGCATTTGTAACAGAAGAGTTTGTGTTCCCTAAGCTAGAGGATTTGGAACTCAATGACTTGCCCCGGGTCACTTGCCCTAACCCATTCACTCTGGAATTCCCCGCCCTAAAATTTTTATCTGTGTGGAATTGTGATGAGTTAGGGGTATTTCAAAGTGCAGGTGAACCCATGGATGAGGGTACTTCAAGCAGCAAACTTCCTCTTATCCCAGATCCAAAG GTCATTTCCAACCTGGAGAAACTGACTCTTGATTGGAAACAAATTCGGGCATTACCGGAAGGCCTCACAAATTTAAACAGCATTTCCTTGTGGTTCTTTGGCGCTGATGTGAATGAAATGTCTATGTTGCCCATTGAAATACTCAAGGCACCAAATTTAATAGAAATGCATATAAACAATTGCGAAAGTCTCAAGAATTTCCTTTCTCAAAACCCCAAAAGTGCCGAGGAGAAGATACTGGGACAGTTAACAATATTGAGACTACGCAATGTGTCCACTCCCCAGTTAGA CTGCAAAAAAGTTAGTGAACCTTGA